Within the Zea mays cultivar B73 chromosome 10, Zm-B73-REFERENCE-NAM-5.0, whole genome shotgun sequence genome, the region TCTCTACTGTGTTTTCTTTAGTGACACATATTTAAATCAAGACCGCTGTCAGAGAGGAAATCTCCAACCGAGTGGTGGAgtacacccgccctaaatcctaagatgaggaggggcttaggcgtttcgcTTGATCGTTGGAGTGAAggggaagaactcaagaacacacaagggtttagagtggttcgggccgccggagcgtaataccctactccactgtgagttgtattgcttgagagcttgtatgagctagcgagtctaagattgcgtgtgtgtaacgtcgcatgcctccccttttatagccgaAGGGGGACATGTACAAAGAGACCCTgaaccccgacatgcgggcccagagaCATAAGGGTGGAATACCCGGAGCAATTAGTGTTGGTCACCTTGCGCTATCTCACTGTGCCCTGACATCCACTGCCTAAGTAGAATTGGCGTGCTGCCAAAGGTTCCTCGGTATCGACCAAGTTATGATGACCACTGCACGCATGCAGCGGTGTGGGCGTACTGCCTGCTGCTTTGATTGGACAGGTATGCCGCCCGGTCTGGTCGATGCCTGCCATCAGAGTGGacggggcacattaaatgccgagTCGGCACTTCGCCTATGagcagggcggccaggcggcgtGCGATctcccgcaataaatgcagagatcgCATGGCCCCGAAACCTTACGTCAGGCCTTGCTCTCCGGCTTCCGTCACGGGCcgcaggccacgtggcagcatcgggtttcCGCCCAGGCGGGGAGAGTAGGCGCGCCTGGCAAGATCCCGACAAGTGTctgtgccggacccctgtacgcccCTGACTTAAGCCAGGGTATTCCTCGTCCCGAGATCTCGTTGTGGACGGTCCGGACCTCACCTAGAGGGGTCCGGGTTCCGTCTTAGGGGAACACTGAGATCCCAATTAGGTGTGTTGGGGTCCGGCATTATCTCACGGGGGTCCGAATCCTGGTGGCCTCGGAGATTGCCCCCGTGGAGGGGTGAACCGCGCCTCCTtactatagtaaggggtacccctgttccagggtacCGACAACCGCTATTATAAATACATTAATGACGTGTATATATAACCACATCACTGACTTCAgacatcttttctactctaatctATTCAATTTCATGTATTTAAATCAAAGTCGCTAATACATATATATTGGTGACATGTATATATAAACACGTCACTAGCTTCAACCTTCACGGCCCATTTAAAAACCGAAATTTTCAAACCTGCTCAGATGGAAATATCACCAAAATTGAGTTGTACATTTTAAAAAGTTACGAAACTTTGAAGTTGATAagcttttgatttgaaatcatcttgtcataaaaatatgtttgaagttttcaaatttggaAACAAAAAATTTGTAAATTACCTTGGATGATGCTAATTTAGTGTCTTTAAGAATCAATTTACACTCAGTTTGTTATAATACGCGGAAAAgaaaaacgtaatatagacagtGGTCATATGCATGAGGAGACGTCTTGAGTCGATTCTTCAGCAACTCATGCTAGGGACGATTGTTTGATCATGCATGTCGGCGTGTGATGAAACCCTGCTTGGATTACAAGTCATTGTGTATAGCCTAAACCTGTGAGTTTCAACATAGAGCTAGCAATTGGTAGAAAACAGCACACTGCTAACATTTTGGAAGTAGGTAACCTAGCTAGCTACTCTACCGGGTCAGCATGCAAACGCGGCACTTTCCAACCATCTCTACCAAAGACAGTAGAACAAACTCACCCACCCACTCATATCATCTCACACGTACCTGCAAGCAATGCAAGGCAAGCATCATCatatatgcatatatatattaCCAATACATACCTTCATCGATCGAGCTAGGTTACTAAACCAGCTTTTGGCCGCGGCAGGCATGGCAGCGaaggctgccgccgccgtcaccaccATCGCCCACGTTGTCGTCGACGAGGACGAGCTGTTCGAGCTCGACATCGCACTCCTGGACGGCCGCGACCACGACCaccgccgcggcggcggcggccgccgtAGTAGTCCTGCTGCCGGtgccgacgccgacgccgacgcgGGGCACGCCCTGCTGGCTAACTGCCTGCTGCCGCTGCGGTCGGTGAGCAACGCGGTGCCGGTGGTGGCGACGAGCGGCAGGCTGTCGTCGTCCCCCTTCTTCGGTCACTACAGCTCCAGCTCCAGGAGGCTCTTCACGCCACGCAGCAGCAGGAGGTTCCTTTTCCTTGGACGGTCCGCTGGGAGTTCTTCGGCGAGGCTTTGCTTCTCGAGCAGGGGCTTCGAAGCCATGGGGAGCTACTTCCAGAGGTACTGACCGAGTTGTGAGAGAGACGTCGATGGATCGGGAAACAGCCTATACACACTAAACTCTATGTGTAATTTTCATTTGATAtagtttttttttaaaatttttTTGCTCAAATCGCACTGACTGGTTCAGTAGTCATCTCGCCGTCTCCTTGCATCATCGCCAACGAAATATTGCGTGTAACAGCTAGctatatattaagcatttaaggtgCAGCATATAATTGTAACtggtaacgttaaatcatgtttatttaagcataACAATAATGAGATTCAAGGCTAAAAACTGATATCAGTCTATTTAAACTTATAACCGCTATCACTCGAGTGTCAACCATTACCATTATCATTTACGTtaaaccaaacaacacctaagCTATATATAATATTGAAAATCTTCCCATATCATAAACATCTTATTAGAGCTAGCTTGAGAACCTTATTTTCACAGAGGTTCCCAAGCTAGCCCTTATTCAAAGATGTCTTTGTCTCTTTTACGTTGAGAATTCTTTGCAGATGGAAGTTATGATATATTTAAGTTTAGATATTTATGTGTTTTTAAACGTTGTATAATAGTTTTTCTCCAGTTGCAACACAATTATCATATTTTACTTTACTAGTAACTAAAAGATAAAAAtgagagaaagaaagaaagatagAAAAAATGATTTGCAAATGAAAATCCGTACGTGCCAAGAAAAGAAGGCCCGGTGCGGTTGCGCTCTCCTGGGCCGCCGGAGAACATGGACTGGGCTACGGCCCGTCCGCTGCATGGTCTCCCTTCCGAGTTCCGTCCACGGTTCACCCCGCAACCCGCGTGGCCGCGTTCGATCTGTCTCTGACGAGCGACGACTCCGCCGTCCCCGTGCTAGGTGCCGAGGCATTCTTCGGTCTCTCTGTCGGCGACGAGCACCCACCAGCAGGTATTCCCACCCACGTCTCCCCTTCCTGTTGTGTGAAACCGAGCATCCAAACCCTAACCTTGTTTTGCTATTTGATGCAATGATGCCTACTAGGCTACTAATACTTCAAGCCTTtttggcaaaaaaaaaaaaatcaaaaaaaTCGGGTGTAGAACTGTAGATACGCATCTCCATCTCCCTTTACTGGGTCCACCCCTCGGCCATATCCTTGTCTCCCGTGGCCACACCTGCTAGTTTTGCATTGATTATCTCCTAATAATCCGGTAGATATCTGATATTTCCGTGACGTATTTGATAACATCTCTTCAAAGCACCTACCGTTGATTTACTCAAGTTGAGTGGATTATTGATTTACCTCGCGCAATAAAAAAGTTGAGTTGTTTTATCCGTGATAAAAGTGGGCTGAATCAGATGTGTATGTTCTACGTTTCCTTGAGCAAAACCAAGCAACCGAAGGTTGACAATCTAGAACTATAGAAGGAACCTATAGGGTTCACAAAGACAAAGTTGTCTATTATCGTTGAAATCTGCAATGGACCTAGACTTCAGAAAGGACAAAATTGCCTACCATGGTTATGATATATAGCTGTGTGACATTCCTGCAGTAATCACAGCAAAGGGAAAAAGGAATGGAAAGGAAACAGACCTGTATGATATGGCCTATCTGGCTATCTTGGGAAGAGAATTTTCTTGCATCATTCAAACTGTCATTATAAAATGATGGACTTCATAAAACATATTATTTAAAGCATTTCGTAATAAAAAATATATAGAAGTGTGATGATATGTAGTGTAACTTTTATCTTTGACTGATACTCGTTGTCAGTTGTCACCTATGATAAGATTTCGTCCTAATTGTATCTAGTGCTTCCTTTGTCATCTTGCAGCTGTGGCCACTCAATGTCAATGGGTGCGTGTTCGAGGAAATGTCAATGGTTACTGAGGAGCAGTCCAATCATACTGCCAAATGAGGCTCTGGTTGGTTTGCTTTCGTTATCATATATGAAAATATAAAACATTTTACCTGTTGAACATACTTTCATCAGGAGAGACATGAATACCGATTGTTTGAAAGTTTGCACCATACATTTGTGAATTCGTAAGATAAGTTAGAAGTCTAAAATGTGAACAGTTATTTTATGCTGGGTGTTAATCTTCAAATTGGGCGGACATTTTTTTCGCATATTTTTGTATGTCTATATCAATTATGTGATAATTTCTTAATAGTTCTAAAATTCTTATATCAGGTTCTAAAGTATTTACTACCTGAACTTATTCTACATCCTGTTGTGAGGCCTTGTTTGAATACTTTAGTATTCATtttaatccacatgtattgagaTGGATTGATGTGTAAATGAAAGTACCCAAACAAAGCCTGAGGGATGTCCCCCAACCCTGATTTCTGGCTTTCAGTGATAGAGGTCTTACACATGAAATTGTACCACAAGCATGGATCATTCATAGTTCTCATTCTTCCTACTTACAAAACATTCTAGTACTAACACAATCCGCAAAATACATCTGGTTTATTTATAAGGTAGTGCTCAGGAGAATTTAATGTAGAATAAGTTCATCGACTTCCTAGAAAGAAGATCAGAAGGCCCTTATTATCGTCAGGTAGGCAATAAGAGCTGGGATTTTCAGCGTCTCCTAGCAGCAGTTTCTCTCTGTGCATTGAAGTAGACGGCAGCTACAGGGAGGCCAAGGTCATTTTCCTCAGCGAACTGCCGGGTGTTGAAATGATCTCTGAAGGATGGCACAGTTACATTTTGCCTACCCTGCTGCTTGAAGAGCACAAAAATGAACCTGTGGATACCAATGCTAGGTCTTGGGCTCTCGTAGCTTATGATCTGTCGCCCTGAAATTTGGAAGATGAATGGTTATTAATTCAAAGAAGAACTAGAACATGGAATAGGCTAAGCCTGAATCAGCAGAACCTACCGAAGGAGGCATCTGTTGTCCCAGGTATATCAGTCACGATCCTGCAAATGTAAAGGCTGCCTTTTAGCCACATTACTCTGAAGTGCTAGAAATCACGGAATTTTCTGTATATGAAAGATATGGTGCTATCATCATATGCTACTTGGCATCCCTACTAAGGTAAGAAATGCTGAACATTACCAATGAAGGTGCTCCCTTAGGTATGGATCACTTGGTCCTGGAACATCTGGGTCTGTCATAACCTGAAATTTGATGACCATGGCCATCAGGGAGGAAGAAGTGGTAGTAGTACTTGTAGAACATTTGTCAACGATGGAGCATCTGACTGCTAACCAATGTGAAGAAAGACCGCAAATCGCCCCCTTGAACCGCCACCCTTGGTTTGGACACAACAGCTGATGGGTAGATCTCATGGCCATTGAACACGAGTTTGTTGGAGTTGTAGGTCACTATCATCTTCACACACGGGTTGAAGGAGTCGAGGACTTCTCCGATCACCCGCCCGACTATGAGAGGCTCCACAGACCTGGACATGGTTGGAGGGACAGGTACTTATGTTTCACATGTGAATCGCTCGCTCTGACTGAACAGAGCAAGCGAATGCACTCAATGACACTGTGAGCTGGTTATTGGGCATTGGTAGAGGACAAGCCTCTCTATTTATAGCGGTTATGAGGCTACTGGCCTGCTGCTGAGTGTAGGATGTAAAAAGAGGATAGGAGGCATGGGTGTCTTTTAGTTGGGTATGGTGTGGATGCAGCTGAAGTGGCAACAGGAAGCTTGTACCGCTTTTTTCCAAGAAAGCCAACGAAGGATTAATTAGGAAGTGTGGAAACACCTTACTGTGGAAAAAAAACATCTAGATGACCAAAGGTCTAATTAGGAAGTGTGGCTTTTTTCTGGATCtaaatggggggggggggggggggggggagggggatGAATACGGTTCTTTAGAATTTGGTTTTCAGTGAAACTACCAATTCTATTCGGCATGCTTGATTTGATGCTTACTTAAACTGCCTATATTCTTGCCCTCCTGCTTCCTAATGCTGATTTATCTTTTTCATGGCCTAGGAGACAAGATGCAGCACTGTCCTCACGGAAGCCTCTCAGCCCTCAGATGTTCGCCTTTGCTGATTTAGGGGGTGTTTAAATGTACTAGAGCTGTTGGCTAAAAAAttgctagtggaattagctagctaactattaactaatttactaaaataggtaatagttgaactattaacTAAGGTGTTTGATGTATCCAACTAATTTTAGCCattaactattagttctagtgcatttaAACACCCCCTTATTTGTTCAAGCAACGCTGCAGAGATGTCGACTGTCGACTCGGGTATGAGGTTCTTGGGCTTCTTGGTCGAGGCGTTCAAAAAATCTTTATGGTTTTCCATAAGTGGTGGAGCCAAGCTAGCTAGGGTAGTGGAACCTGGTAGTTGCTCCAACCAATGGCGAGCTCCTATAATTGCACCATTGGTAGGTAAATCTCAACAGGTCTGTTATATATATATTGGACTAGTTTAGCAGAATAATGACTCTCACCTCCATGCAGATGGGCAGATGGCGATGTTTCTCGGTTGCTGTCATAAGCTGCTGCCCGACACCTCGGCTAAAAGGAGCCGTCCAACCGAGCCTTTTGTCCCCGAACACGCAGGTGAGATGAGTGGTAAGTAACCAACCTGAGTGACAGGGAGGATCATGGCATCAAGAATTTAGAGGGGAGGAAGGCCACGATGCAGGCTGCAGCGGATCTCTCCATGGATCAAGGTGTCCGCGCATGATTGAGCACGAGGCAGAGTCCAAGCACACTACGTACGATAACACTTGTCGAAAGCTGCTATTATGGGCGTTTCTGTGTGGGATTTGGGCAGTCAACGCCACGAGATTTCCTACGAAAACTGACTGGCTCAGGGGTTTCATGCATACGCTGcttcttttattattattattagtattattgttgttgttgttgttgttgttattattattgaTATTATTGTTGTTGCCGACCAAGCAGTAGTACCAACTTGGAAGGTGAGCCAAGTCAGGGTTCAGTGCGTTCTCGCCGTCAGCGTGCACCGAGAAGGAAATGACCTCCCAGTTTTTCTTGCCCATTGGCATGTAGGATGCTTGTTGGATTCTCCCCAGTACCCACTTGCACTTGCCATGGAGCCGGGGACCGTGGTGCACCGAGAGCACGCCTCTGCGTAATCCACCCGTGCTAAGCACCTTTGATGCGTGCGTGCCAGTTTGCCCCGTCGGCGGCATGCACCAGCAGCAGCCGTGCCAGTTTGCCGACGCCGACTCGGGAGTCAGGGATCACTACGACTGTGTACTGCACGCAACAGGCAGCGCCACTCTCTCTTTATCCACAGCAGTGAAGTTGATCCATCCCCTCGTCAGTACATGAGCGTTCTCTCAGTATTTTCTTAAAATTTATGGTCTGAGAAATTGATAAGACGAATAGATGATTAATAGTATTGTATGTGCATGCCTCATTTCTACAGTTAGTCTATCAATAAAAAAAAAATTCAAATATCAGCAACCACCATAGAAGAAAGTAAAGCTCACAACTGATCAAATCAAATGAGTGAAACTGCATTAGACAATAGCATACCTAACTATGTTAGGCATTCGTACCAATGTACCATTGAAGCCTTCATATGAGTAGAAGCATATCATGTGATGTATCAGCTCGTCCATGATTCTGATATTATGCATGCTGTCAAAACTCACTTGCATACAGGCCATACACTTTCCACTTCTACTTCTATTTGGTAAGATCGTTAACCAATACAAAGTACCATGACGTACATATATTCAGCTACAGGTTTACACCTCATATCCAACCTCTTGCTAACTTCTCTGGAGCTCCGAAGTTTTAACACAAGTGAAACAACAAATTCTGATGTGGGATGAAAGTCAAAATTGGTAAAGATTTGTTCATGTCAATAACAGTTGGGACAGAGCTGGATTTTTTAAATGAATAATATTCTCGCTAAATGATTCAATCAATACTAATAAAGTTACATTTCTGACAAGTCAATATACTATGGCTTATGTTTATGGCAAAATTGATGATGATACAAGAATTATTAGTTACAAAAAAAAACCTTGGTATGTTCTTACCAAGAGAAATCCTACAAATAATTGAAGAAAGCTCAGTCGCAATGGCCTATGGCCATTTTACTAACAGAGCTAGTTGGGTAAGGAATCGAAGGCCAACAGGTTTCCAGTATACCTCATCAAAAGGAAATAACAAAGGGGTCAGAATTGTATCAAGTGAGGTTTCTAGAAACAGAGCAGATGCCTACCACCCAGTTTTCACTAAACACATATATCCATGGCTATGATGCCAAGAAAAGAATCATGGCAAGGTTTAAGCAGCAAGGGGGGAAGACCTGATTGTGATCAACTATTCATTTGGGAAGCACCAAGCTGATTAACTAAGAGAACATGGTCTAAAAaggtcttgcttttcttttttcttctttttggATGGAATTGCCCCCAAGGCCCAAACTTCCTCTACCATCTCTGAGCAGCAAGAGGAAGGCCTGTTTGTGCTCAACTATTTGTTTAGAAACCACCCAGCGGCTTAATCAGAGAATATTGTTTCAAACTCTCTTTTTCTTTCCATTTTGAAACGAATGGTCCATGAACTCCATCTATCATCTCTGGCCTGAAAAGAAAACGGAAATATGGTTGGAGACATGAGCAAAGCTAGTTAACAAGCCAATGATGAAGAGAAATATGCATATAGGAGAGAGCTCTCACAGGGAGATATCAGCAAAGCAAGGACAAAAGGACAAGCTTTCAGAGCTCGATCAATCTATTCACCCAAAACGACATTCTCCAAGTACTCAATTGCATGGTGCATGTGACCTTCATCAAATCCCTTGAACAAGGCCTTACGTGTTACATAATCTGGATGAATACCGTTCTGATGCATTTCAAAATAGAATCTCATCGCATCTTCCCAGTTGCCCTCTTCACAGTTCCCATCTATCAACAAAGTATATGTGTATTTATTTGGCACCAATCCCCTTTCTAGCATCTCATAAAAATGACGATAAGCCAGTTGAGTTCTGCCCATCCTGCATAATGCATGTATGAGGACATTATATGTTATTTCATTaggttcaactccttcctccagcATCTTTCGAAACCAACCATATGCTGAATAAAGGTTTCCTCTTCTACAATATGCATGAATAATAACAGTGTAGGTCACAGCTGAGGGTGGCAAACCATCTGAGATCATGTCATTAAAAAATTTTCTTGCTTCTCTTAGGAATCCCCTTTCACAGTGTGCATGAATCAAGCAGGTGTATGTGATACAGTCAGGCTGTAAACCATTACTGATCATCTGCATCATCAGCTCTTCGGCATCTTTCAGGTTACCAGTCTTGCACAGTCCATCAATAAGGATATTGTATGTCACTGTATCGGAAGATATGCCTTCCAACATTATTACCTCTCTCAACTGGAAAGATTTGGAAATATCCCCTAGGGTTATCTCCGCACAAATCCTTGTATTATAGGCAAAGCAATCCGGCCGCAAACCTTTGCTCAGCATCTCATCAAAGAACTCTCTTGTCATAGCAAGGCTACACACATTATGTGAACCCTTCATGAGAATTGTATAGGTATAAACATCAGGCAAACAACCCTGCTCTACCATTTCCTCTTTCAATCTCCTGGCTTCCTCTAAATCACCTAATCTACAATAACCATCTATAAGAATGTTATATGTCAAAACTGTTGGTGCTAACCCTGCACGCCTCAAATCGCCAAACAACAAAAGAGCCTCTTTCTGATTACCTGCCTTACAATACCCATTTAGCAAAGAATTGTAGGTGATCACATCTGGTAGCAAGCCCATCGCCCTCATTTCCACAAACTTCGCCTGTGCAGCCTCTATCTGCCCACTTTGAAGCAGTCCATGGATCATTGCATTGTACGTCACTACTGTAGGCATAATGCCCTCATTCTCCATCTCCAGCTGCAAATCATCAACCTTTTTGACAAAGCCCCTTGCAAGCAACCCAGTGATAAGTGGGTTATAAGTGAAGGACGAAGCCTTCTTGGACAGCCGCATTTCCTCAACCAGCTCCGCGGCCTCCTCGAGATAACCTTTCCTAGCCAACCCAGCAATCACCACATTATAAGTAACATCGTTCGGCAAGCAACTGCTCCCCCGGGCCTCCATCTCCTTCAGCAGCATGTCAATCTTGTCCTTCCTTCCCTCCTTCGAGAAAGAATCCAGCAAAGTATTGTATGTGACAATACTTGGCTCAATCCCGAGCTGGAGCATCTCCGCATGCACAGCAGACATGTCGTCCCACCTGGCCGCATCACGCAATACACGGAGCACCTTGTTGCAGTCTTTAACGTCAGGGGCCACCCCGTGGCTTGCCATCTCGCGGAAGGCGGACAGGCACAACGTCGAACATGTGTCGGGCGTGGCGTCACGGGCTTTGCATTCCTTGGAGTATTTGGTGGACAAGCTTAAGAGGAGGTTCAATAGTGACAGAGGGGCGGGAGCGAGGGGGCCGGATAACAGGAGGGACACGAGGGGGAGGAGGAGGCCGAGGTGCAGGGCGCGGAGGGAGACTGGATAGGCGACCCGGATGTGGTTGGCTCGGGCGAGCGGGACGAGGACGGCGGCGAACGCGGAGGCGGAGCGGGGGAAGCCACACGGGGTGGTCTCCGCCCACCGGAACAGCTGGTGCGCAAGGCCCGGGAGGCCGCGGAGCGCGGAGTGGACGTCGCCCGTGGCGAGCACCTGGCGGAGAGGCTCCGGCGGTGGGGGGTCCGAGGCGAGGAGCGCGGCGAACGGGTTCTCCTCGTGCAGGCGCGGAGGCGGCGGAACCAGCGCCGGCagggaggaggaagaggagaaGCGGATGCTGGAAACAGCTGCTACGGCGTAGGATACAGGAGCTTGTGATTTGCAGTGTGGGATGTTGAATGGCATGGATTATGATTCTGGTACCGCCCGGCGATGCCTCGCCATGAATGATGGCGCGGCAGCGGCGAGAAGGAGTCTGTGGCGACG harbors:
- the LOC100275856 gene encoding uncharacterized protein LOC100275856, with product MAAKAAAAVTTIAHVVVDEDELFELDIALLDGRDHDHRRGGGGRRSSPAAGADADADAGHALLANCLLPLRSVSNAVPVVATSGRLSSSPFFGHYSSSSRRLFTPRSSRRFLFLGRSAGSSSARLCFSSRGFEAMGSYFQRY
- the LOC100127514 gene encoding ZCN3 protein, with translation MSRSVEPLIVGRVIGEVLDSFNPCVKMIVTYNSNKLVFNGHEIYPSAVVSKPRVAVQGGDLRSFFTLVMTDPDVPGPSDPYLREHLHWIVTDIPGTTDASFGRQIISYESPRPSIGIHRFIFVLFKQQGRQNVTVPSFRDHFNTRQFAEENDLGLPVAAVYFNAQRETAARRR
- the LOC103640761 gene encoding pentatricopeptide repeat-containing protein At1g22960, mitochondrial, coding for MPFNIPHCKSQAPVSYAVAAVSSIRFSSSSSLPALVPPPPRLHEENPFAALLASDPPPPEPLRQVLATGDVHSALRGLPGLAHQLFRWAETTPCGFPRSASAFAAVLVPLARANHIRVAYPVSLRALHLGLLLPLVSLLLSGPLAPAPLSLLNLLLSLSTKYSKECKARDATPDTCSTLCLSAFREMASHGVAPDVKDCNKVLRVLRDAARWDDMSAVHAEMLQLGIEPSIVTYNTLLDSFSKEGRKDKIDMLLKEMEARGSSCLPNDVTYNVVIAGLARKGYLEEAAELVEEMRLSKKASSFTYNPLITGLLARGFVKKVDDLQLEMENEGIMPTVVTYNAMIHGLLQSGQIEAAQAKFVEMRAMGLLPDVITYNSLLNGYCKAGNQKEALLLFGDLRRAGLAPTVLTYNILIDGYCRLGDLEEARRLKEEMVEQGCLPDVYTYTILMKGSHNVCSLAMTREFFDEMLSKGLRPDCFAYNTRICAEITLGDISKSFQLREVIMLEGISSDTVTYNILIDGLCKTGNLKDAEELMMQMISNGLQPDCITYTCLIHAHCERGFLREARKFFNDMISDGLPPSAVTYTVIIHAYCRRGNLYSAYGWFRKMLEEGVEPNEITYNVLIHALCRMGRTQLAYRHFYEMLERGLVPNKYTYTLLIDGNCEEGNWEDAMRFYFEMHQNGIHPDYVTRKALFKGFDEGHMHHAIEYLENVVLGE